A section of the Neofelis nebulosa isolate mNeoNeb1 chromosome 12, mNeoNeb1.pri, whole genome shotgun sequence genome encodes:
- the ANP32B gene encoding acidic leucine-rich nuclear phosphoprotein 32 family member B isoform X2: MDMKRRIHLELRNRTPAALELSDNRIFGGLDMLAEKLPNLTHLNLSGNKLKDISTLEPLKKLEYLKSLDLFNCEVTNLNDYRESVFKLLPQLTYLDGYDREDREAPDSDAEVDGVDEEEEDEEGEDEEDEEDEDGEEEEFDDEDDEDEDEDVEGEDDEDEVSGEEEEFGHDGEVDEDEDEEDEDEDEEEEESGKGEKRKRETDDEGEDD, from the exons CTTGAGCTCAGTGACAATAGAATCTTTGGAGGTCTGGACATGTTAGCAGAAAAACTTCCAAATCTCACACATCTAAACTTAAGTGGAAATAAGCTGAAAGATATCAGCACCTTGGAACCTTTG aaaaagTTGGAATATCTGAAAAGCCTGGATCTGTTTAACTGTGAGGTTACTAACCTGAATGACTACCGAGAGAGTGTCTTTAAGCTCCTGCCTCAGTTGACCTACCTGGATGGCTATGACCGAGAGGATCGGGAAGCGCCTGACTCAGATGCTGAGGTGGATGGTGTGGATGAAGAAGAGGAGGATGAAG AAGGAGAAGatgaggaggacgaggaggatgAGGATGGTGAGGAGGAAGAGTTTGATGATGAAGACGATGAAGATGAAGACGAAGATGTAGAAGGGGAAGATGATGAAGACGAAGTCAGTGGGGAG GAAGAAGAATTTGGACACGATGGAGAAGTTGATGAAGATGAAGACGAGGAGGATGAAGATGAAGATGAAG aggaggaagaaagtgggaaaggtgaaaagaggaagagagaaacagacgATGAAGGAGAAGATGATTAA
- the ANP32B gene encoding acidic leucine-rich nuclear phosphoprotein 32 family member B isoform X1: MDMKRRIHLELRNRTPAAVRELVLDNCKSNDGKIEGLTAEFVNLEFLSLINVGLISVSNLPKLPKLKKLELSDNRIFGGLDMLAEKLPNLTHLNLSGNKLKDISTLEPLKKLEYLKSLDLFNCEVTNLNDYRESVFKLLPQLTYLDGYDREDREAPDSDAEVDGVDEEEEDEEGEDEEDEEDEDGEEEEFDDEDDEDEDEDVEGEDDEDEVSGEEEEFGHDGEVDEDEDEEDEDEDEEEEESGKGEKRKRETDDEGEDD, from the exons GTTCGAGAACTCGTTCTGGACAATTGCAAATCAAATGATGGGAAAATTGAGGGCTTAACAGCTGAATTTGTGAACTTAGAGTTCCTCAGTTTAATAAATGTAGGCTTGATTTCAGTTTCAAATCTCCCCAAACTACCTAAATTGAAAAAG CTTGAGCTCAGTGACAATAGAATCTTTGGAGGTCTGGACATGTTAGCAGAAAAACTTCCAAATCTCACACATCTAAACTTAAGTGGAAATAAGCTGAAAGATATCAGCACCTTGGAACCTTTG aaaaagTTGGAATATCTGAAAAGCCTGGATCTGTTTAACTGTGAGGTTACTAACCTGAATGACTACCGAGAGAGTGTCTTTAAGCTCCTGCCTCAGTTGACCTACCTGGATGGCTATGACCGAGAGGATCGGGAAGCGCCTGACTCAGATGCTGAGGTGGATGGTGTGGATGAAGAAGAGGAGGATGAAG AAGGAGAAGatgaggaggacgaggaggatgAGGATGGTGAGGAGGAAGAGTTTGATGATGAAGACGATGAAGATGAAGACGAAGATGTAGAAGGGGAAGATGATGAAGACGAAGTCAGTGGGGAG GAAGAAGAATTTGGACACGATGGAGAAGTTGATGAAGATGAAGACGAGGAGGATGAAGATGAAGATGAAG aggaggaagaaagtgggaaaggtgaaaagaggaagagagaaacagacgATGAAGGAGAAGATGATTAA